The Candidatus Chromulinivoraceae bacterium nucleotide sequence ACCGCCACCACCGCTCGAGCACGCTCGGCAAGCACCGATGATATAACACCGCTTCCCGCACCAATATCATATACAAGATCCTTTTTGGAGATCGAAGAGTGTCCGACGAGCTCTTTAATAAGCCGTGGACTACGTAGAAAATTTTGAGAATAATTGTCGAGTCGTTTCATAAAGCAATCGTTATTATACTATAACTACCAGATATCCGTCTGTTGAGAGACTTCCTCTGCCGACCCGGTTGGCGAGAAGGCAGAGGAATATGGTACACGGAAGGATCAGCCAGTAGGCTTGCCCAGTTCACATCCGCCCTTGAAGAAGCAGGCAGCTGGACGGGGGCACCCACCGCAAGCGATGAACAACCTCGTCACCTCCGGGGTGTATTCGGGCGCGGTCATGTCATGGAATTCATTCGACCCGAGGGTCGAAATCAGCTCGTTGATCTCGCAGGTAACCATAGACAAATTTTATCATAGGAGAATATCACCCCCAATTCGGTCAAAATGTGGTATGATTGCATAAATAGTAAAAGATTGGATTAAAACGCATGGCTAAGCATAAGAACTGGCATGGGGCATCCCGCAAGCGCCTTTTGAAGAAAAAACTCAAATCGCTGAAGAAAAAGCTCACCCGCTCATAATAAATAAAGACAGGCTCGTTCTGTCTTTATTTATTATGTGTCACTGCGTTCAATAACTTGTGGATTCGTATTAATGGCCGGCTGTGAAGACTTCGGTTTAGTGAAGTAGTTCACAATGCCCGTCGTAATACCAGCCGCTTCATCTGAGAGCCGTGTAGAATTTGCCGCTGTTAGCTGCGCATATTCATTATCACTTGTAATAAAAAATCCTTCGCTTAATGCTGCAGGCATAGTGGACTCCGACAAAACACCATCATCAAATTGAGCAATGTTATCGTTGGTTGTTTGCAATTTAGATGAGACGCTATCGAGGATACTTGATGCCAATGCTTGATCTTGGTCCTTATAGAATAGAGCTGTTGAATAATCCACCGTGCTGTCCGAATAATCGTTATGGTGAATAGAGGCCATAATAGTTGCGTGCTGATTATTGCAGTAGGTGTACCTATCACTATTAGAAAGTGTCTCATCGTTGGTCGTACGCGTCATATACACTTTGTAACCTGCAGTCTGGAGCGACTGTTCAACCTGCTGAGCGACTTGGAGATTAATATCGCGCTCTGTAATGCCGCCGTCACTACTTGTTGCACCCGGATCATCGCCACCGTGGCCAGGATCTAGACAGATCGTCTGCGGTTTGGTGGGTAGCGCAGCGACTGCGGCCGCTTGAGCGGAATGAAGATTAAATCCGTGCGATATAAGACCATAGCAAGTATAGGTCAGATAGAGAGCACCGACTAAAACGAGGAAGCGAAAAATCAAACGAAAGCTGCTTTTCTCTTCTTGAGCAGGATGTGAACCTTGTGAAACAGGCGTAAAGCTCGAATATCTACCAGATACAAAAGGAGCAGTCTGTCTGCCTCGGATAACTGCGTCGTCATCTGAATTAAACGGTAATTTCATAGAGATAGGTAGAAGTGTAAACTATAATAATAAGTTTTTGCTTAGAACAGATTACGCGTATAATTAAAGCCATAAGTATTATGAATGACTTACAGCGTTTTATTAAGAGCTATCCTTTAGTATCACTCGTACTTGTCTGTATATTGATAAGTGCCGTATTCGAAACGGTTAACTTTCATAGCGGCGCAGTAGCTCTTCTTAGTTTCTTTTCACTCGTCGTCGCCATAAAACTTGGCTATGAGATGATCATGACCCTGCGCGAAGGCCGATACGGCATTGATATCCTCGCCGTCACTGCCATTATAAGCACCATCGCCGTCGGCGAGCAGTGGGCGGCTATCATTATTGTTTTGATGCTCACTGGTGGCGAAGCTCTTGAAGATTACGCAGCTAACAGAGCCAAGCGAGAGCTAAACGATCTTTTGGAGCGTGCGCCTCAAACAGCCCATAAAATCGTAGGTAATTCGGTTGAAACGATCCCGCTTATACAGGTAAGAATAGGCGATCATCTATTAGTAAAGCCCGGCGAGGTTGTTCCAGTAGACGCCACGCTCGAAAGTCCAGCAGCCGAGCTAGACGAATCATCGCTAACTGGTGAAAGTTTACCCGTAACCTACAAAAAAGGTGAGCAGCTTCTTAGTGGATCTATAAATGGCAGCGGAAGTATTACTATTAAGGTGTTAAAAACCGCCGAAGACAGCCAGTACCAACAGATTATTAAGTTAGTTAAATCCGCCACTAGCGTACCGGCGCCATTCGTCCGACTAGCCGACCGTTACGCCGTACCATTTACACTTATCTCATTCGCTATTGCTGGAGTCGCATGGACACTCTCTGGCAACCCACTTCGATTCGCCGAGGTATTGGTCGTCGCCACTCCATGTCCGCTTCTCCTTGCTGCACCTATTGCACTTATTTCTGGCATGAGCCGGGCAGCAAAGAACGGAATCATCATTAAAAACGGTGCCATTCTGGAACGACTGGCAGATACACGAGTTGTTGCATTCGACAAAACCGGTACGCTAACGCATGGTGAACCAGACATACAAAAAATCTACGCAGCGAATGGATTTAAGGAGAGTGAGGTATTAGCCTACGCAGCAAGCGCCGAACAACAATCCGTTCACGTTTTGGCCCAAGCATTGATTACCGAAACAAAGAAACAACATATTACTATTCACTCGCCGACGAATGTCAGTGAAGTCATTGCCCAAGGGATTACGGCGACAGTGCAAGGTAAAAAAGTCCTCGTCGGGAAATTCGCATTCTTAAAGCATGAGGACATAAAAATACACGAAACGGCGCTCAAGTCTGGTGAAACTGCTGTATACGTAGCAGTAGATGGAAAATTTGCAGGAGCAATAACATTCAGTGATCGTGTTCGACCCGAAAGTAAACAAGCTATACGTGAGCTTGCGGCTATGCACATTACAAAAACTCTCATGTTAACAGGCGACTCACAGGGAACAGCCAGTCGCATTGCAAAAGAGGTTGGCATCACTGATATTCACGCAGAGTGTCTTCCGATAGATAAAGTTAATGTCGTACGAAACCTTTCAACTCGCCCCGTGATGATGGTAGGGGATGGCGTTAATGATGCGCCTGTTCTGGCCGTGGCGGATGTCGGTATGGCAATGGGCGCAAGGGGATCAACGGCAGCTAGTGAAACGGCAGACGTTGTCGTGCTCGTTGATGATATTCAAAAAAGCGCTCAGGCTATTCAGATCGCTAAGAGAACAATTAGCATTGCTCTGCAGAGTATATGGGTGGGCATCGCTATTAGTATAATCTTGATGTTGATCGCTTCTACTGGATTCATTCCAGCTATTGTGGGGGCTGTGTTACAAGAAGTTGTTGATGTGATCGTTATTTTCAACGCGCTCAGGGCTCATGGTCCATGGCAACTGCAGCGTCACTAGCCAATGCGCGGATGTGATCTACGTCATAGGTATAAAATTGCTAACAGAGGTAAGGTGAGATTATATGATCTCATCTTTAAGTACCAGTACTGAACGTTTATATCAACATGTCGGCAAGCCAATTTTCTTTAAGCTGCCGCCGGATAGAGTCCACGATACAATCCTATCACTCGGCAAACTCACGCAGCGTAGCACGATGCTTCGTAAACTCATCCGTAAGAGCTGGGCTTACCATAATCCAGAGGCGCTTAAACAAACAATTCATGGTATTACGTTCCAAAACCCCGTCGGTCTCTCAGCCGGATTCGATAAAAACTTTGCATTGCCACCACTTATGCACGCCATTGGTTTTGGGTTTATGGAAGGTGGTTCCATTACATTTCATCAATGCGACGGCAATCCACGGCCGTGGTTTTACCGACTGCCTCATACTAAATCACTAGTCGTCCACGCCGGGCTTGCTAATGACGGCGTAGAGGCAATTACGCACCGACTACAAAACTATGACGGCCGCCAACTGCGTGATTTTCCCCTCAATATATCAGTAGCAAAAACAAACTCACCTCAAACTTGTACTGACGATGAGGCAGTAGCCGATTATATTGGAAGTCTACATTACCTGCGTCGAGCCCGAGTAGGTGACATGATTACACTTAATATTTCATGTCCTAATACTTACGGAGGCGAACCCTTTACGACACCAGAGCGCCTTGAAAAGCTACTCACTGCAGTCGATAGACTTCATCTCGTCACACCGCTATTTATAAAGATGCCCAGCCACTTACCGTGGCAAGAATACAATAGACTACTCCGCGTTATAGCACGTCACTGTGTTGATGGTGTGACGATTGGAAATTTAGCGAAAAATCGTGCCAAGGTAAGTGCCAAGGACGTGCTGCCCGATACCATACACGGTGGCCTCAGCGGCAAACCAACACAAAAAGATACAAACGAATTAATCCGCAAAACATATCTTACCTATGGAAAGCGTTTTATCATCATTGGCGTCGGTGGCATTTTTACAGCTAAGGATGCGTATGAAAAAATTAAACTTGGCGCTAATTTAGTCGAGCTAATCACAGGAATGATTTTCGAAGGTCCACAACTAATAGGTCAGATTAATCACGACTTCGTGACTCTCTTAGAACAGGATGGCTACACCCACATCAGTCAAGCAATTGGTACGGGTGCCTACTGGTAGAACGCTAGATATAGCGGTTGTAGACTTTGTTACACCAATACATGTGATGTAGGTCACAGGCCAACAGATCGCTCTTTTCCTATACTACAAAGTACTGCTTGTGAGGGCATGCTCCAAAAAAAGAGGAGCAAAGAATAATACAAATAGGGGAGATAAAACCAATGGTAAAAGCTACCGCCGAATTAGAGACCGGCAAAAAGCGTACCGTAAGTAACACTGTGCGCACCTACACTAAGTACTTGCCACAGACACAAAAACGCGATGGACGTATCGTATCGTTTGAATTCGACAAAATAGTTGAAGCGATAAGCAGGGCGCTCATTGAGACAGGCGAAGGCAGTGAAGACGAGGCTACTGTTGTCGCACATAAAGTCGCTGGCGAGATGTTGCTAATTGCTAAAAAATATAAAGATTTCATACCAAATGTTGAATCTATTCAGGATGAAGTCGAACGTCAACTTATGCTCACTGATTACACAGCTACGGCAAAGGCATTTATTTTGTACCGCGAAGAGCACGCCAAAAAGCGTCAGCAAGAGCTTATGATCTCTCAAGAGATTCGCGATAAGATCGCCGAGAGCAGTAAATACTTTAAGTCATCCTACCAAGAGTTCATTTTTTATCAGTTTTACGCACGCTGGCGTGATGAATATGGCCGCCGCGAGACCTGGAGTGAGGCGATTGATCGCTTTATGGGCTACATGCGCAAAAAACTCGGCTCGTCACTGACTGATGAAGAATACGCAGAGGTACGTGAAGCCATATTAAAACAAGATATCTGTCCTTCTATGCGACTACTATGGTCGG carries:
- a CDS encoding N-acetylmuramoyl-L-alanine amidase, translated to MKLPFNSDDDAVIRGRQTAPFVSGRYSSFTPVSQGSHPAQEEKSSFRLIFRFLVLVGALYLTYTCYGLISHGFNLHSAQAAAVAALPTKPQTICLDPGHGGDDPGATSSDGGITERDINLQVAQQVEQSLQTAGYKVYMTRTTNDETLSNSDRYTYCNNQHATIMASIHHNDYSDSTVDYSTALFYKDQDQALASSILDSVSSKLQTTNDNIAQFDDGVLSESTMPAALSEGFFITSDNEYAQLTAANSTRLSDEAAGITTGIVNYFTKPKSSQPAINTNPQVIERSDT
- a CDS encoding heavy metal translocating P-type ATPase, producing the protein MNDLQRFIKSYPLVSLVLVCILISAVFETVNFHSGAVALLSFFSLVVAIKLGYEMIMTLREGRYGIDILAVTAIISTIAVGEQWAAIIIVLMLTGGEALEDYAANRAKRELNDLLERAPQTAHKIVGNSVETIPLIQVRIGDHLLVKPGEVVPVDATLESPAAELDESSLTGESLPVTYKKGEQLLSGSINGSGSITIKVLKTAEDSQYQQIIKLVKSATSVPAPFVRLADRYAVPFTLISFAIAGVAWTLSGNPLRFAEVLVVATPCPLLLAAPIALISGMSRAAKNGIIIKNGAILERLADTRVVAFDKTGTLTHGEPDIQKIYAANGFKESEVLAYAASAEQQSVHVLAQALITETKKQHITIHSPTNVSEVIAQGITATVQGKKVLVGKFAFLKHEDIKIHETALKSGETAVYVAVDGKFAGAITFSDRVRPESKQAIRELAAMHITKTLMLTGDSQGTASRIAKEVGITDIHAECLPIDKVNVVRNLSTRPVMMVGDGVNDAPVLAVADVGMAMGARGSTAASETADVVVLVDDIQKSAQAIQIAKRTISIALQSIWVGIAISIILMLIASTGFIPAIVGAVLQEVVDVIVIFNALRAHGPWQLQRH
- a CDS encoding quinone-dependent dihydroorotate dehydrogenase yields the protein MISSLSTSTERLYQHVGKPIFFKLPPDRVHDTILSLGKLTQRSTMLRKLIRKSWAYHNPEALKQTIHGITFQNPVGLSAGFDKNFALPPLMHAIGFGFMEGGSITFHQCDGNPRPWFYRLPHTKSLVVHAGLANDGVEAITHRLQNYDGRQLRDFPLNISVAKTNSPQTCTDDEAVADYIGSLHYLRRARVGDMITLNISCPNTYGGEPFTTPERLEKLLTAVDRLHLVTPLFIKMPSHLPWQEYNRLLRVIARHCVDGVTIGNLAKNRAKVSAKDVLPDTIHGGLSGKPTQKDTNELIRKTYLTYGKRFIIIGVGGIFTAKDAYEKIKLGANLVELITGMIFEGPQLIGQINHDFVTLLEQDGYTHISQAIGTGAYW